ATCAATCACCCTCTTATTAAAGACAATCTTTGGTTGAACCCCAAAGAAAAAATAAATGGACAGGATAACGATGGCAATGGATATGCCGGGGATCTCCATGGATGGAATTTTGTTTCTGAAAACAGCGATCTATCGGACCAGCACGGTCACGGAACCCATATCGCCGGCATCATTCGCCAGCGCACACTTTCGAAGCGCGTGAAATTCATGGTTTTGAAATATTATGATCCAGAACAATCAGGTCGGGTGAATTTGGTCAATACTGTTCGTGCAATACGGTATGCGATCAAAATGAAGGCCGACATTATAAACTATTCTGGCGGTGGCGACACACGCAGTGCTCTGGAAGAGCAGGCAATCCGTGAAGCTCAAGAGAAAGGAATTCTCTTTGTCGCTGCCGCCGGCAATGACGGTCGCAACACCGATAAGATGGGTTACTATCCAGCGGGCTATAATCTTCGCAATATCATTTCAGTCGCGGCCCTGGATACGAATCGTCATCTCATTGACAGCAGTAACTACGGATCTAAAAGTGTGGATATCGCGGCCCCGGGCAAGAACGTATACTCTTCCCTGCCCGGTGGCCAATTTGGTGTCATGACCGGCACTTCCCAGGCCACAGCCTGGGTCACGGGACTGGCAGCAGCCCTGATGTTGCAAAACCCCGAGCTGCGGGATCCTGAATTGATTAAACTGAAATTGGAAACCGAAGGCATCCGTGACCAGTCTCTGGTCGGAAAACTGAAATCCACTGTGCGTATTACCTCTTTACAGAACGATATCTCGAGCTTATAAGAGGTTCTTGAGCGCAATTGAATTCAACCCCCACGGGCCCTTTCCACTGATTAGCGATGACGAGCACACATACCAAGAAGCTCAGGAACATTCCGTCGTCATTGACCAGTGGTTGGGTTTTAAAACTGCAGAAGTTGAACAAGAGCTGCTTAAATCTCAAAGTTATAACGTTCAAGCGGATGCAAACATTCCAGTGAATTTTTGGCGGGGATTACCAGTTCAGGCTTTGCA
This is a stretch of genomic DNA from Bdellovibrio sp. GT3. It encodes these proteins:
- a CDS encoding S8 family peptidase; this translates as MRSLNLIQKTFFGILSATPVFWPSIAQPRTNEPDRDIVIAIIDTGVDINHPLIKDNLWLNPKEKINGQDNDGNGYAGDLHGWNFVSENSDLSDQHGHGTHIAGIIRQRTLSKRVKFMVLKYYDPEQSGRVNLVNTVRAIRYAIKMKADIINYSGGGDTRSALEEQAIREAQEKGILFVAAAGNDGRNTDKMGYYPAGYNLRNIISVAALDTNRHLIDSSNYGSKSVDIAAPGKNVYSSLPGGQFGVMTGTSQATAWVTGLAAALMLQNPELRDPELIKLKLETEGIRDQSLVGKLKSTVRITSLQNDISSL